A region from the uncultured Fretibacterium sp. genome encodes:
- a CDS encoding MraY family glycosyltransferase → MIDAGLFLLGLGGFFWGGLATPLSIRLARSYRILDLPDARKIHTGQMPRGAGLVLWTGYLLWALYAVAEAPSVRFTALGATIVFLIGYIDDMRSLSPFLRLGLHLLSSALAVLPLGLPPLTAFACAVWIAGVTSAYNLIDGVNGLCISLFIASSAGLAFLGATPVGVVMAAAALGVLCWNFPRARTFLGDGGSTLLGYLFSAHFLTAAAPTLRGVGLNELVLLLLLFGGMPVLDTMIAFSRRILMGRSPFYPDKGHLHHRLMGLTGSPLWAVVCLVLMQSASLAGGLMVYARLS, encoded by the coding sequence TTGATCGATGCCGGACTTTTTCTGCTGGGGCTCGGGGGCTTTTTCTGGGGCGGCCTGGCTACGCCGCTCTCTATTCGCTTGGCCCGCAGTTACCGGATTCTCGACCTGCCCGATGCTCGGAAGATCCACACGGGCCAGATGCCCCGCGGCGCCGGGCTGGTGCTCTGGACGGGGTATCTCCTGTGGGCGCTCTACGCGGTGGCGGAAGCGCCCTCCGTGCGTTTCACCGCGCTCGGGGCCACGATCGTCTTTCTCATCGGCTATATCGACGACATGCGCTCGCTGAGCCCGTTCCTGAGGCTGGGGCTCCATCTCCTGAGCTCGGCTCTGGCGGTCCTGCCGCTGGGGTTGCCCCCTCTGACGGCCTTTGCGTGCGCCGTCTGGATTGCGGGGGTCACGAGCGCCTATAATCTGATCGATGGGGTCAATGGGTTGTGCATCTCCCTTTTCATCGCCTCGTCGGCGGGGCTGGCCTTTCTGGGGGCCACCCCGGTCGGGGTGGTCATGGCGGCGGCGGCGCTGGGGGTCCTGTGCTGGAACTTTCCCCGTGCCCGGACCTTTCTGGGGGATGGGGGCAGCACCCTGCTGGGCTATCTCTTCTCCGCCCATTTTCTGACCGCCGCGGCTCCGACGCTTCGGGGAGTCGGACTGAACGAGCTGGTCCTGCTGCTCCTGCTGTTCGGCGGGATGCCCGTTCTGGACACGATGATCGCCTTTAGCCGGCGCATCCTGATGGGCCGGTCCCCGTTCTATCCCGACAAGGGACACCTGCACCACCGTCTGATGGGGCTTACGGGCTCTCCCCTCTGGGCCGTCGTCTGCCTGGTGCTGATGCAGTCGGCGTCCCTGGCGGGCGGGCTTATGGTCTACGCGCGCCTCTCCTGA